From Bacillus pumilus, one genomic window encodes:
- a CDS encoding STAS domain-containing protein, which yields MDKNRALYDFFMQHAEKLTETWYESIEDDDPESIYRSTDSSIIAELKRQNQDYYQHFIRALIEDKTYLHTEFKKWSEDLASDPKHLNTPLDYVVREYMSNQRVVLHYLKEFIKQRQDEIDIDRIFYWYDLISEAFNISIHVFIQQYVKNTTRKLVAQRDMIYELSSPVIVLKNHIALLPLVGDIDTARAKMILENTLKQCSQKGVQHLCIDLSGVVIIDTMVAHQIFDLVTSLRLIGVETTISGIRPEIAQTAVQLGLPFNEFRTASSLAHALDRMTEFSPI from the coding sequence ATGGATAAGAACCGTGCATTATACGATTTTTTTATGCAACATGCAGAGAAACTGACTGAAACTTGGTATGAATCAATTGAGGATGATGATCCAGAATCAATCTATCGTTCAACAGATTCCAGCATCATAGCAGAGCTGAAACGGCAAAATCAAGATTATTACCAGCATTTTATACGTGCTCTTATTGAAGACAAGACATATTTACATACTGAGTTTAAAAAGTGGTCTGAAGACTTAGCCAGTGACCCGAAGCATTTAAATACACCATTAGATTATGTTGTGAGAGAATACATGTCCAATCAAAGAGTAGTCCTTCATTACTTAAAAGAATTTATTAAACAGCGTCAAGATGAAATTGATATTGACCGCATCTTTTATTGGTATGATTTAATTTCAGAGGCGTTTAATATTTCAATTCATGTGTTTATCCAGCAATATGTGAAAAATACAACGAGGAAGCTCGTGGCACAAAGAGACATGATTTACGAGCTGAGCTCACCTGTCATTGTTTTAAAAAATCATATTGCGTTATTGCCGTTAGTAGGTGACATTGATACAGCGAGAGCAAAGATGATTTTAGAAAATACGCTGAAACAGTGCTCGCAAAAAGGCGTACAGCATTTATGTATTGATTTATCGGGCGTTGTCATTATTGATACAATGGTGGCTCATCAAATCTTTGATCTTGTCACATCACTTCGGTTAATTGGAGTAGAGACGACCATTTCAGGCATCAGACCAGAAATTGCCCAAACAGCCGTGCAGCTTGGGCTTCCTTTTAATGAATTTCGCACGGCATCATCACTTGCTCACGCGCTGGATCGCATGACTGAATTTTCTCCAATATAA
- a CDS encoding cytochrome c biogenesis CcdA family protein — protein sequence MTDLNYFLAFGAGFLSFISPCCLPLYPAFLSYITGVSIDEVKSEKVMLRRRSLLHTLFFLVGFSIIFIAIGFGTSYVGKFFYDYHQAIRQVGAILIIFFGFMILGVFQPSFLMGEKRMQFKNRPAGFFGSILIGMGFAAGWTPCTGPILSAVITLAGNNPESAVTYMIAYVFGFAVPFFVLSFFITKMTWIRKRQQLIMRIGGIIMIVVGILLFFDLLTWIIIMFSSLFGGFTGF from the coding sequence TTGACAGATTTGAATTACTTTTTAGCTTTTGGAGCAGGGTTTCTTTCTTTTATCTCACCATGCTGTCTGCCGCTTTATCCAGCCTTTTTATCGTATATTACGGGCGTTAGTATAGATGAAGTGAAATCTGAGAAGGTGATGCTGAGAAGAAGAAGTCTGCTTCATACCTTATTCTTTTTAGTTGGATTCTCTATTATATTTATTGCGATTGGCTTTGGGACATCGTATGTTGGGAAGTTTTTTTATGATTACCATCAAGCAATTCGCCAGGTTGGAGCCATTCTCATTATTTTCTTTGGTTTTATGATTCTTGGTGTCTTCCAGCCTTCTTTCCTTATGGGGGAAAAGAGAATGCAGTTCAAAAATCGTCCTGCTGGTTTTTTTGGGTCAATTCTCATCGGAATGGGCTTTGCCGCTGGATGGACACCTTGTACAGGACCTATTTTATCTGCTGTTATCACACTTGCTGGTAACAATCCGGAGTCGGCTGTCACATATATGATTGCGTATGTATTCGGATTTGCCGTTCCGTTTTTTGTTCTATCCTTTTTCATCACGAAAATGACGTGGATCAGAAAGCGCCAGCAGCTTATCATGAGAATTGGCGGGATCATTATGATTGTGGTAGGGATATTGCTGTTCTTTGATCTTCTGACATGGATTATCATCATGTTCTCCTCATTGTTCGGCGGATTTACAGGCTTTTGA
- the sirA gene encoding sporulation inhibitor of replication protein SirA yields MERHYYIYWIEDEFAHHYFGRESILFHLFESLHWTNRTEDELVMLVKQVDYVTKRIPAFHMHQRLMNNLTNIHYTQIGSIYSASLPDGKGTAAFIIKDRYIQMSATGSYEAEAVFFEVLRKISPCFLAMDFGSKKHGWLNPVKVRNFV; encoded by the coding sequence ATGGAACGCCATTATTATATTTATTGGATTGAGGATGAATTTGCACATCATTATTTTGGCAGAGAATCGATTTTGTTTCATTTGTTTGAGTCGTTACACTGGACGAACCGCACGGAAGATGAATTGGTGATGCTTGTGAAACAAGTGGATTACGTGACGAAACGAATCCCTGCTTTTCATATGCACCAGCGATTAATGAACAACTTAACGAACATTCACTATACACAAATTGGCTCGATATACAGCGCTTCCTTACCTGATGGAAAAGGAACGGCTGCATTTATTATAAAAGACCGTTATATCCAAATGTCTGCCACCGGCAGTTACGAGGCAGAAGCGGTGTTTTTTGAAGTGCTGAGAAAAATTAGTCCTTGCTTTCTTGCGATGGACTTTGGTTCAAAGAAGCATGGGTGGCTCAATCCGGTAAAAGTGAGGAATTTTGTTTAA
- the lexA gene encoding transcriptional repressor LexA: MTKLSKRQLDILTFIKEEVKSKGYPPSVREIGEAVGLASSSTVHGHLARLETKGLIRRDPTKPRAIEVLDEEEMNIPKSAVMNVPVIGKVTAGLPITAVENVEEYFPLPETFAAPDEQVFMLEIMGESMIDAGILDKDYVIVRQQSTANNGDIVVAMTEEDEATVKRFYKEDTHFRLQPENPSMEPIILQNVSILGKVIGVFRNIH, translated from the coding sequence ATGACGAAGCTATCAAAAAGACAACTCGATATCCTGACATTCATCAAAGAAGAAGTAAAAAGTAAGGGCTATCCCCCATCCGTTCGTGAAATTGGAGAAGCTGTCGGTCTAGCATCCAGTTCAACGGTTCATGGACATTTAGCTAGACTAGAAACAAAGGGCTTAATTAGAAGAGACCCGACAAAACCTAGAGCGATCGAAGTACTAGATGAAGAGGAAATGAATATTCCTAAGAGTGCTGTAATGAACGTACCAGTCATCGGAAAAGTAACAGCAGGCCTGCCTATTACGGCTGTTGAGAATGTAGAAGAATACTTCCCTCTTCCAGAGACTTTTGCAGCACCAGATGAACAAGTATTTATGCTTGAAATTATGGGAGAAAGTATGATTGATGCAGGAATTTTGGACAAGGACTATGTCATTGTGCGTCAGCAAAGCACCGCTAACAATGGAGATATTGTCGTCGCCATGACAGAGGAAGATGAAGCGACAGTGAAACGTTTCTATAAAGAAGATACACACTTTAGATTACAGCCAGAGAACCCATCTATGGAACCGATTATTTTACAGAATGTAAGTATACTAGGTAAAGTGATTGGCGTATTTAGAAATATTCACTAA
- the sspO gene encoding small acid-soluble spore protein O: protein MTKRKANHVIDGMNAAKSQGNGAGYIEDDQLVLTEEQRQNNKKRKKNQ, encoded by the coding sequence ATGACAAAACGCAAAGCAAATCATGTGATTGACGGCATGAACGCAGCCAAAAGCCAAGGGAATGGTGCAGGTTATATTGAAGATGACCAACTCGTTTTAACAGAAGAACAAAGACAAAACAATAAAAAACGTAAAAAAAACCAATAA
- the yneA gene encoding cell division suppressor protein YneA: MRLKESIIFIGVFSFIVGIFLSLIAVTSHNDPNQYVKIEVQSGDTLWGLADQVNDSKSIDKNAFIDWVTEHNDLASTEIQPGDILVIPVKKEHPVVYQLATVQ, from the coding sequence ATGAGGTTAAAAGAATCTATTATTTTTATTGGGGTATTCTCATTCATCGTTGGCATATTTCTCTCACTTATTGCAGTCACAAGCCATAATGATCCAAATCAGTATGTTAAAATAGAGGTTCAATCAGGTGATACTCTTTGGGGGTTAGCTGATCAAGTAAACGACAGCAAATCAATCGACAAAAATGCGTTTATTGACTGGGTCACAGAACACAATGATCTTGCTTCAACGGAAATCCAGCCTGGTGACATTCTTGTCATACCAGTCAAAAAAGAGCATCCAGTCGTATATCAACTTGCAACAGTACAATAG
- a CDS encoding YneB family resolvase-like protein — protein sequence MNAIIYARVSTVKEEQETSLKRQEEELLALAAMHKMNVVKVIKEKASGYDLDRDGVFDMLATLKEESIDAVLIQDETRLGRGQAKIALLHCLFKENVKVYSTFHRGELELSEADEMVIEIVGVVEEYQRKIHNLKIKRGMRRAVERGYQPELNLKQQDHAPGRERIEVPISEIVRLRKNNMTFAEIAATLQALGFDISKATVHRRYQEYEKGLTT from the coding sequence ATGAATGCAATCATCTATGCGAGAGTAAGCACTGTCAAAGAAGAGCAGGAAACCTCGCTGAAGAGACAAGAAGAAGAACTGCTGGCTTTAGCTGCTATGCACAAGATGAATGTGGTGAAAGTCATCAAAGAAAAAGCAAGCGGATATGATCTAGATCGTGATGGTGTGTTTGATATGCTAGCTACACTAAAAGAAGAGTCAATTGATGCCGTTCTTATCCAGGATGAAACGCGTCTCGGAAGAGGACAAGCAAAAATTGCGCTTCTTCATTGTCTTTTTAAAGAGAACGTAAAGGTGTACAGTACGTTTCATAGAGGCGAGCTTGAGCTTTCAGAAGCAGATGAAATGGTTATTGAGATCGTAGGAGTAGTTGAAGAGTATCAACGAAAAATTCATAACCTGAAAATCAAGCGGGGAATGAGAAGAGCTGTTGAGCGCGGGTATCAGCCCGAACTGAATTTAAAACAGCAGGATCATGCGCCTGGCCGTGAGCGTATTGAAGTGCCGATTTCAGAAATTGTTCGATTAAGAAAAAACAACATGACATTCGCAGAAATTGCAGCAACTCTTCAGGCACTAGGTTTTGACATTTCAAAAGCAACGGTCCATAGAAGGTATCAAGAATATGAAAAAGGTCTGACCACCTAA
- a CDS encoding DUF896 domain-containing protein, whose amino-acid sequence MISKKQLARINELSKKSKETGLSDAEKTEQKLLREEYLKAFRSSMKNTLKTVKIVDPEGNDVTPEKLKRERDQNLH is encoded by the coding sequence ATGATTTCTAAAAAGCAGCTTGCAAGAATCAATGAGCTTTCAAAAAAGTCGAAAGAGACCGGTTTATCAGACGCTGAAAAAACAGAACAAAAGCTATTGAGAGAAGAGTATTTAAAAGCTTTTCGTTCTTCTATGAAAAATACACTTAAAACCGTGAAAATCGTTGATCCTGAAGGAAACGATGTCACACCAGAAAAATTAAAAAGAGAAAGAGATCAAAATCTTCACTAA
- a CDS encoding IseA DL-endopeptidase inhibitor family protein, protein MKKLFVLLTAIMLMISLQSTTLAASKKPAALTNKEALHIALDAREHFWSAMSGYKINEHSDYKLKSFSYKDMTYNYLSKTFDTKKKLNSYLSQVFTKDAINQGLKDYQFIVHKGKMAVPVGDGDNMLNWDKATPKLVSKKQTVRTYEFTVPTLDGRKVKRTVTYEKVQKDWKVTKIDAVI, encoded by the coding sequence TTGAAAAAATTATTCGTTTTATTAACTGCTATTATGCTTATGATCTCATTACAATCTACAACATTGGCCGCTTCTAAAAAACCAGCCGCTTTGACAAATAAAGAAGCGTTACATATTGCCCTTGACGCACGAGAACACTTTTGGAGTGCGATGTCAGGCTACAAAATTAATGAACATTCCGATTACAAATTAAAATCATTTAGCTATAAAGACATGACATACAACTATCTTTCTAAAACATTTGATACAAAGAAAAAACTAAACAGCTACCTATCTCAAGTTTTCACAAAAGATGCCATCAATCAAGGTTTAAAAGACTACCAGTTCATTGTTCATAAAGGCAAAATGGCTGTTCCAGTCGGTGACGGAGACAACATGCTTAATTGGGATAAAGCCACACCTAAACTTGTCTCTAAAAAACAAACGGTCCGCACATATGAATTCACCGTCCCAACACTTGATGGACGCAAAGTAAAACGAACTGTTACGTACGAAAAAGTACAAAAAGATTGGAAAGTCACAAAAATTGACGCTGTCATCTAA
- the tkt gene encoding transketolase codes for METIELKSIATIRTLSIDAIEKANSGHPGMPMGAAPMAYALWTNHLNVSPQNPNWFNRDRFVLSAGHGSMLLYSMLHLSGYNLSIDDLKQFRQWGSKTPGHPEFGHTEGVDATTGPLGQGIAMAVGMALAERHLAETYNKDNFNVVDHYTYSICGDGDLMEGISSEAASLAGHLGLGRLIVLYDSNDISLDGDLDRSFSENVKNRFEAMNWEVLYVKDGNNIEEVTAAIEKAKQSTDRPTLIEVKTTIGFGSPNRAGTSGVHGAPLGSDEAKLTKEAYSWTFEEDFHVPSEVYDHFKEAVKDAGQKKEAAWNELFEQYEKEYPELAAQLKLAIEGKLPENWEQEIPVYEAGSSLASRASSGEVLNGIAKQVPFFIGGSADLAGSNKTTIKNTDDFGKDNYAGKNIWFGVREFAMGAALNGMALHGGLRVFGGTFFVFSDYLRPAIRLAALMGLPVTYVFTHDSIAVGEDGPTHEPVEQLASLRAMPNLSVIRPADGNETAAAWKLAVSSTDKPTALVLTRQNLPTIDQAPEKAYEGVEKGGYVVVEAADAQPEALLLASGSEVGLAIEAQKALEKEGIRASVVSLPAWDRFDQQSDEYKESVLPTAVRARIAIEMGASLGWERYTGLDGDVIAIDKFGASAPGETIIEKYGFTVSNVVSRVKAKLNK; via the coding sequence ATGGAAACGATTGAATTGAAATCTATTGCAACAATACGTACTCTCTCCATAGACGCAATTGAAAAAGCGAATTCCGGTCACCCTGGAATGCCAATGGGTGCTGCACCAATGGCATACGCTTTATGGACGAATCACTTAAACGTAAGTCCGCAAAACCCTAATTGGTTTAACAGAGACCGTTTTGTTTTATCTGCGGGGCATGGTTCTATGCTTCTATATAGCATGCTTCATTTAAGCGGATACAACCTGAGCATCGATGATCTAAAACAATTCCGCCAATGGGGTAGCAAAACACCTGGACACCCTGAATTTGGACATACAGAGGGCGTAGATGCTACAACAGGTCCTTTAGGGCAGGGGATTGCCATGGCAGTTGGTATGGCACTTGCAGAAAGACATCTTGCGGAAACGTATAACAAAGACAACTTTAATGTTGTAGATCACTATACATACAGCATTTGCGGAGATGGGGACTTAATGGAGGGAATTTCCTCTGAAGCTGCTTCACTTGCTGGTCATTTAGGCTTAGGCCGTTTAATTGTTCTTTATGATTCAAATGATATTTCATTAGATGGCGACCTAGATCGTTCATTCTCTGAAAATGTGAAGAATCGTTTTGAAGCGATGAACTGGGAAGTTCTCTATGTGAAAGACGGCAACAACATTGAAGAAGTGACGGCTGCTATCGAAAAGGCGAAACAAAGTACAGACAGACCTACATTGATTGAAGTGAAAACAACGATTGGTTTCGGATCGCCTAACCGTGCAGGAACGTCTGGTGTGCATGGTGCACCGCTTGGCAGCGATGAAGCCAAGCTGACGAAGGAAGCTTACTCTTGGACGTTTGAAGAAGATTTCCATGTACCTTCTGAAGTGTACGATCATTTCAAAGAAGCTGTAAAAGACGCTGGTCAGAAAAAAGAAGCAGCTTGGAATGAACTATTTGAACAATATGAAAAAGAATACCCTGAGCTTGCAGCTCAACTGAAGCTTGCGATTGAAGGAAAGCTTCCTGAGAATTGGGAACAAGAGATTCCTGTTTATGAAGCAGGTTCAAGTCTTGCCTCCCGCGCTTCTTCAGGCGAAGTATTAAATGGCATTGCGAAGCAAGTACCTTTCTTTATTGGCGGGTCTGCTGACCTTGCAGGTTCAAACAAAACAACGATTAAAAACACAGACGATTTTGGTAAAGATAATTATGCCGGCAAGAATATTTGGTTCGGTGTCAGAGAATTTGCAATGGGTGCCGCGTTAAACGGTATGGCACTTCACGGCGGCCTTCGTGTATTCGGCGGAACGTTCTTTGTTTTCTCAGATTACTTAAGACCAGCGATTCGTCTTGCTGCCTTAATGGGACTTCCAGTCACTTATGTCTTTACTCATGACAGTATCGCTGTTGGGGAAGATGGTCCGACGCATGAGCCGGTTGAGCAGCTTGCTTCATTACGTGCGATGCCTAATCTTTCTGTTATTCGCCCAGCGGATGGAAACGAAACAGCTGCAGCGTGGAAACTTGCTGTATCTTCAACGGATAAACCGACAGCACTAGTTCTGACTCGTCAAAACCTTCCAACGATTGACCAAGCACCAGAGAAGGCGTATGAGGGAGTAGAAAAAGGTGGATACGTCGTCGTTGAAGCTGCTGATGCACAGCCCGAAGCACTTCTACTCGCTTCTGGATCTGAAGTCGGTTTAGCGATTGAAGCGCAAAAAGCACTTGAAAAAGAAGGGATCCGCGCGTCTGTTGTCAGTCTTCCTGCATGGGATCGTTTCGATCAGCAGTCAGATGAATACAAAGAATCAGTCCTTCCTACAGCAGTGCGGGCTCGTATTGCGATTGAAATGGGAGCTTCACTTGGCTGGGAGCGTTACACTGGTCTTGATGGTGACGTGATTGCCATTGATAAATTTGGCGCTTCTGCACCAGGTGAAACCATTATTGAGAAATACGGATTTACTGTCAGCAATGTGGTCAGCCGTGTGAAAGCAAAGCTGAACAAATAA
- a CDS encoding YneF family protein yields MDLWVVILVGVVALLAGVALGFFIARKYMMSYLKKNPPINEQMLRMMMMQMGMKPSQKKINQMMKAMNNQAK; encoded by the coding sequence ATGGATTTATGGGTTGTCATCCTTGTAGGCGTTGTTGCACTGCTTGCAGGAGTTGCACTCGGATTCTTTATTGCTCGTAAGTATATGATGAGCTACTTGAAAAAGAATCCACCAATTAATGAACAAATGCTTCGAATGATGATGATGCAAATGGGCATGAAACCGTCCCAGAAGAAAATCAATCAAATGATGAAAGCCATGAACAACCAAGCGAAATAA
- a CDS encoding DUF2621 domain-containing protein: MLSGWFLWFILFWGTVMIGLLAIGGFFMFRKFLKRLPKEDGKSELDWQDEYIQKSLHLWREEDKKLLNELVLPVPELFRDVAKEKIAGKIGELALKEQAASINLDLIIRGYIIATPKRDHKFLLKRLQEKDIDHTPYESLLK, encoded by the coding sequence ATGTTAAGCGGCTGGTTTTTGTGGTTCATTTTATTTTGGGGTACGGTGATGATCGGATTACTCGCAATCGGTGGCTTTTTTATGTTTCGCAAATTTTTAAAACGATTGCCGAAGGAAGATGGGAAATCAGAGCTTGATTGGCAGGATGAATATATTCAAAAGAGCCTCCACCTATGGCGGGAAGAAGACAAAAAGCTTTTAAATGAACTCGTATTACCTGTTCCAGAGCTGTTTAGAGATGTAGCCAAAGAAAAAATTGCGGGAAAGATTGGCGAGCTGGCTTTAAAAGAACAAGCTGCCAGCATTAATTTAGATTTAATCATTCGCGGCTATATTATCGCTACCCCAAAGCGGGATCATAAGTTTTTACTGAAGCGCCTTCAAGAAAAAGACATCGATCACACGCCATATGAATCGTTATTAAAATAA
- a CDS encoding Hsp20/alpha crystallin family protein, with amino-acid sequence MENEKQSNSSDFLEIDDWLNVLMDDPFAWYDEHLPIDLYETSRDYIIEIDVSTLSITDVKLTFAGHELTLAYTVQKPNDEGEQPIEKSVMLPFYLNDKDIETEYENRIISIRIKKSSDHPSGAFSFQIPHFKH; translated from the coding sequence ATGGAGAATGAAAAGCAATCGAATTCCTCTGATTTTCTAGAAATAGATGATTGGCTCAATGTTTTAATGGATGATCCATTTGCCTGGTATGATGAACACCTCCCAATTGACCTTTATGAAACAAGCCGTGATTATATTATTGAGATTGATGTATCCACCCTATCGATCACTGATGTAAAGCTGACCTTCGCTGGACATGAGCTGACTCTCGCTTACACGGTACAAAAGCCAAATGATGAAGGCGAACAGCCAATTGAAAAAAGTGTCATGCTCCCTTTTTATTTGAACGACAAAGATATTGAAACAGAATACGAAAACCGAATCATTTCGATAAGAATTAAAAAAAGTTCTGACCATCCAAGCGGGGCATTTTCCTTTCAAATCCCGCACTTCAAACATTAA
- a CDS encoding small acid-soluble spore protein P: MTNKNTGKDIRQNSPKEHQGGQPEPLSGSKKVKNRNHTRQKHNSHHDM, translated from the coding sequence ATGACGAATAAAAACACAGGAAAAGACATCCGTCAAAACTCACCTAAGGAGCATCAAGGCGGACAGCCTGAGCCATTATCAGGCAGTAAAAAAGTGAAAAACCGCAACCATACAAGACAAAAGCACAATTCTCATCACGATATGTAA
- a CDS encoding CcdC family protein, with amino-acid sequence MMVLISSIIAICMAVAVMFIRIKSSAKPATAKKIILPPIFMSTGALMFFVPMFRVTGAEFLEAITVGMFFSIFLIKTSKFEIRGNDIYLKRSKAFVFILIGLLVLRIGMKTILSSSIDYGSLSGMFWILAFGMIVPWRVAMYLSFRKLSKQLDPQQVQMN; translated from the coding sequence ATGATGGTCTTGATCTCTTCTATAATTGCGATATGTATGGCGGTAGCCGTCATGTTTATTCGCATTAAGTCATCTGCAAAACCTGCAACCGCAAAAAAAATTATATTACCTCCTATTTTCATGAGCACTGGGGCACTAATGTTTTTTGTTCCTATGTTTCGAGTAACTGGGGCTGAATTTCTAGAGGCGATCACAGTGGGGATGTTTTTCTCCATCTTTTTAATCAAAACATCGAAGTTTGAAATTAGAGGGAATGACATTTATTTAAAGCGATCAAAAGCATTTGTGTTTATTCTCATTGGACTTCTTGTTCTTCGTATCGGGATGAAGACCATCCTGAGTTCTTCTATTGATTATGGTTCTCTAAGCGGGATGTTTTGGATTCTTGCCTTTGGCATGATCGTACCTTGGCGCGTTGCTATGTATTTGTCGTTTAGAAAGCTGTCTAAGCAATTAGATCCGCAGCAGGTTCAAATGAATTAA
- a CDS encoding aspartyl-phosphate phosphatase Spo0E family protein produces the protein MTLVKTSLLTQIEEKREELMKVVLHNGMTSTVTIEHSQQLDHLLLQYQRHLHSNSAN, from the coding sequence ATGACTTTGGTAAAAACATCATTATTAACTCAAATCGAAGAAAAAAGAGAAGAGCTGATGAAAGTTGTCTTGCATAATGGGATGACATCAACAGTGACCATCGAACATAGCCAGCAGCTAGATCATCTTCTCTTACAATATCAACGACACTTACACTCAAACTCAGCCAACTAA